In Deltaproteobacteria bacterium, the genomic window ATGTTCAGCAAGCGCCCACTGGTCACGCCAGTGACATACGCCAGGAGCGCGTTATTCAACCCACCGTGCGCAACCACCAGGGTCGTGTGCCAATCGTCTTGGCTCATCAAAGAGTTGAAAAAACGTACGCCACGTTCTTGTACCTGGTGAAAGCTTTCCCCACCAAGATATGGTTCATCCCAACTCGTTGCGGACTCCTTAAAAAAGCGTTGCACCTCGCGCAGGGTGTCTGCTGGTGAAAGCTTTGCCACCGCGGCTTCATCGGGCGTGATCTCGCGCAGGTCGTCAGAGATCAGCACATCGAGCCCCTTTTCTTTAGCAACGAGCTGCGCGGTCTCCTGGGCACGGGACAAAGGACTCGCATAGACACGATCAAGCGGAACGCCACGAAACAGCAGTGCGACCGAAGCAACTTGCTCACGTCCACGTTCGGTTAATTCGCCATTTCCCAACGCCCCTTCGGCAGCACGAGATTGGTACAATGTCTCTCCGTGACGCATGAGGTAAATGCGACGTCCGTCTTGTCCTTGCATAGCAGCACACTCCTATAAACATCCTTTTTGAAATAGCACAAGAAGTTCTGTCGACCACTCTTCGCCAAGCCGGTCCTGCGCTTGGCGAAGCACGAACAGGGCATGTACCTACGTACAGTCACAAGAATGCCGATGGGCTGTCATTCTGAGGAGTGCAGCGACGAGGAATCTCAAGGGTGGAGGGGGAGCGATTCTTCGCCTCAGCTACGCTTCGTCTCAGAAGGACGAGATCCCGCAGTTTTCCTGTGGTTGGACTTAGCAAACAGAGCTCTCGTTACTTCTTCCCCGTAAACGGTTTATCACGATCACGCAGCGCGTCTTTGAGGCCGCGATCTGCCATCTTCTTCACTTCGTTCTTTACGGTCACGGTCTGATGAGCAATCACGTCATATTCCGCAGCCGACTGTTCTGCAGCATAGATCCCCATAATTTCGACAAACCGGTTCGTGGCACCTTTGTGCAGCGTCAACAGATCAAGCGGCACCATTGCCACACGACGTGCATAAGCCAAGACTTCTTCCTCAAGCTTGTCTTTCGAGTAGACACGATTGATCAGACCATTCTCCAGCGCTTCTTGGGCAGACATCGAATCGCCGGTGAAAAAGTACTCCTTAGCCTTGCGAATGCCGATGAGGTACGGCCATAACGAAAGCGTGGGCAACACACCAAGGGATCTTCCCGCTGGATGACCGAACTGTGCATCTTCGGAGGCGAACACCAGATCACAATGACCAACAAACTCCGTGGCCCCGGCTAAACAAAAACCATGCACTTGCGCGATGGTCGGCTTCGGCAAGTTCCACAGTCGCTGCCAGCGTTGGACGATTTTACGTAATCCCCAGCGGTCACTTGTCACCGTGAAGCCGCCCGACCCGCCGACCGGCGCCAGATCGTATCCCGCACAGAAGGCGCGGCCAGCACCACGAACAATCAACACACTCGCATC contains:
- a CDS encoding histidine phosphatase family protein; the protein is MQGQDGRRIYLMRHGETLYQSRAAEGALGNGELTERGREQVASVALLFRGVPLDRVYASPLSRAQETAQLVAKEKGLDVLISDDLREITPDEAAVAKLSPADTLREVQRFFKESATSWDEPYLGGESFHQVQERGVRFFNSLMSQDDWHTTLVVAHGGLNNALLAYVTGVTSGRLLNIEQDFACINVIDIVHGKPMLRLANFTLYDQLKINLRVHSIDLILKLLVERGIVKK
- a CDS encoding enoyl-CoA hydratase/isomerase family protein: MAYEAIIYEKVEDKIFRITLNRPEKLNAMSRQLLAELDSALDEFEANNDASVLIVRGAGRAFCAGYDLAPVGGSGGFTVTSDRWGLRKIVQRWQRLWNLPKPTIAQVHGFCLAGATEFVGHCDLVFASEDAQFGHPAGRSLGVLPTLSLWPYLIGIRKAKEYFFTGDSMSAQEALENGLINRVYSKDKLEEEVLAYARRVAMVPLDLLTLHKGATNRFVEIMGIYAAEQSAAEYDVIAHQTVTVKNEVKKMADRGLKDALRDRDKPFTGKK